Below is a window of Streptomyces genisteinicus DNA.
GTGTCCGTGCGGCGGCCCGCGCCCCGGTGCGGCAGGCGCCGCGGGGGCGGGACGCGCCGGTTCAGGGGACGGGTGACGCGGGGGCGGACTCCCTGGCCGGCGCCGTCGCGGCCCGGGGGACGGCGGCCGGCGGTCTGCCGTCCGCGTACGGCGGCGCCTCCACGAAGACGCGCCGCAGGCCCGTGACGATCCCGGCGGCGAGCAGCACCCACGCCGCCTCCGCGAGGTGGAGCGCCCAGTCGTCCCAGCGCACGGCGCTCGCGCCCGCGTAGACGACGGTGGCCGCGGCGCCCGCGACGGCGGAGTACAGCGCGCCCTCCACCGCCCCGAAGAGGAAGAGCCCCACCACCGGCCAGGCCAGGTACTGGACGGCGGAGGCGGTGGACAGCAGGAGCAGCAGCGTGGTCGACAGCGCCACGGCGTACGCGGGCGACGCGGGCCTCGCCCAGGCGCACCACGCGCCCGCCGCCGCGCACACGCCGACGAAGAGCAGCGGGAAGTCCCCGTGCAGGCTCTCGGTGAAGCCGTCGGACGCCCCCGCCCAGTCGGCGAAGCGCACGAGCCCCCAGAGCCGTGCTCTGCCGCCCTCGTAGGCGAGGACGTTCCGCCACAAGCCCTCGGGCACGGCGGCCGCCGCCGGTCCCCACAGCACCAGCAGGGCGGCGGTCAGCCCGGCGGCGAAGCGGCCGAGGACGGGGCGTCCGCCGCGTGCCGCGGCCACCAGGAGGGCGGGGACGGCGACCACGGGGATCAGCTTGACGCCGACCGCCACCGCGGCGGCGACGCCGGCCGCGCACGGAGACTTCCGGTCGGCGAGGAGGTACGCCGACAGCACGGCGAACATCACGGCGACGGAATCGGTGTTGCCGTGGTGGCCCGAGGTCGCGAGGAGCAGCGGGCTGAGGGCGCAGCCGACCGCGCAGGCGGTGGCCGTGCGCAGGCTTCTGCGGCGGCGCAGGATCTCCAGCACCAGCAGCGCGGAGACGAGGTCGGCGAGGGTG
It encodes the following:
- a CDS encoding glycosyltransferase 87 family protein gives rise to the protein MDLRTGTASAVDTGTSGVRRARAVVLAVSLAALVAKAVIAAVTRGPADVRIFEAFAAAIARVGPLGIYEHPMPDQPVYNHPPLTGWMLLGFDGLRQLGIPFGSLIRAPATLADLVSALLVLEILRRRRSLRTATACAVGCALSPLLLATSGHHGNTDSVAVMFAVLSAYLLADRKSPCAAGVAAAVAVGVKLIPVVAVPALLVAAARGGRPVLGRFAAGLTAALLVLWGPAAAAVPEGLWRNVLAYEGGRARLWGLVRFADWAGASDGFTESLHGDFPLLFVGVCAAAGAWCAWARPASPAYAVALSTTLLLLLSTASAVQYLAWPVVGLFLFGAVEGALYSAVAGAAATVVYAGASAVRWDDWALHLAEAAWVLLAAGIVTGLRRVFVEAPPYADGRPPAAVPRAATAPARESAPASPVP